TTGTACATACTACAAACAAAGAGTTCAACACCGAGTTTAATATTAATCTGCTGTATGCCACAAATGGTATTAATGCGTTTGCTCAGGTACTTGTCGAAAAAATACTAACCACTCCCCAAGGGATGGCCGCTGCAAAAGAATTCCGCAGGAAAACTATCGAAGATATGAATAAGAATATAGAGTTTCTTCGCAGTAAAAAGCTGTTGGCCGATGAATTTTATCAAAACTCGGCTCCGGTTGGAATTTTTGTAATTGTTAATAAGAGTGAGGAGGAACTCCTTGAGGCAAAAGTAGGAAGTGTAGGTCTGTCGTATTTCACAAAAATCAGTAAGGAATTTGGGCAGAAATATTCACGAATTTGTATTGCGGTACCTCATGCAGAATTAAAGGAGTATTTATAAGTATAGTAACAAATGCCCAAGTTGGTGTAAATTAGTGCTTTAAAATTGATAGGTGATAATAAAATATTCACTATATTTGCACGCATTTTAGAAAAAGATGCACGTACATAATAATCATTTAAATAATATTGGCATGTATTTAACAGCTGAAAAGAAAAAAGAGATCTTCGCTAAATATGGCGCAAGTGAAACGAACACAGGATCTACAGAAGGACAAGTTGCATTGTTTACTTTCCGTATCAATCACCTTACAGAACACTTAAAAGGAAATCGTAAAGATTTTAACACTGAGCGTTCTCTAGTTGCATTGGTAGGTAAACGTCGTTCATTACTTGATTACTTAAAAGCAAAAGATATTGTAAAATATCGTGAGCTTATTAAAGATCTTGGGATCAGAAAATAATCAGATCAGAAATGTTATTAAAGAGAGGCTTCGAAATGGAGCCTCTTTTTTTGTGTCTAAATATTTTCAAAAAAAGGTTAAAAACCAATAGCTTAATAGTATGAAAATATCATCAAAGATCCCGAAATGCAATTTTCGAACTGCTATGCCAAACAAAACTATAGCGGAGAGCCGGGAATAGCACCAATAAAAAGACACAGGAAACTTCAGTAAATTAACTGTTCATTTGTTAATCTGTATATGAAAGTCATTTTTTACATAAGCTCATAACTGTACTATAAACAAATAAATTTAATCACAAAATAAAATTTCCCATTAACACATAAATGATGTAACTTGCGGCGCAAATTACAGAGAGTAAAAAATAGATTATGATGTCACGTTATAGTATGGTGATAATCAGACAGTTTAATTAAAGAAAAATATGATACCAAAGGTATTTAACAAAACCATCGATTTAGGCGATGGACGTACCATCTCGATCGAGACAGGTAAATTAGCCAAACAAGCAGACGGATCAGTAGTTGTAAGAATGGGTGATGCTATGATTTTGGCAACAGTGGTTTCTAATAAAGATGCTTCTCCGGGAGTAGATTTTTTACCACTAACAGTAGACTATAGACAAAAATTTGCAGCAGCAGGTCGTTTCCCGGGAGGATTCCTTAAGAGAGAAGCTCGTCCGGC
The sequence above is a segment of the Bacteroidota bacterium genome. Coding sequences within it:
- the rpsO gene encoding 30S ribosomal protein S15 — translated: MYLTAEKKKEIFAKYGASETNTGSTEGQVALFTFRINHLTEHLKGNRKDFNTERSLVALVGKRRSLLDYLKAKDIVKYRELIKDLGIRK